A single region of the Nicotiana sylvestris chromosome 6, ASM39365v2, whole genome shotgun sequence genome encodes:
- the LOC104224923 gene encoding uncharacterized protein, which yields MKLVDFTKRQLQIMRESKWNSLIEDVSSFCDKNGIVIPKMDEKYALEKSKQVFCAAIDLQFSELNSRFSEVNTSLLLGMANLSPNDSFVNNDKNKIMKLATYYPNEFTASKLEDLSYELDNYIDYVREMDKAFSNLKGLGDLSKILVKTNIHKTWGLVYLLVKLSLILPVAIATVGRAFSSMKIIKNDLRNRIGDDFLKDCLVCFIEDEYLKVYLMMRSLIVFKT from the exons ATGAAACTTGTTGATTTCACAAAGAGGCAATTGCAAATAATGAGAGAATCTAAATGGAATTCTTTGATAGAAGATGTCTCTTCGTTTTGTGATAAGAATGGTATTGTAATCCCAAAAATGGATGAGAAGTATGCACTTGAAAAGTCGAAGC AGGTTTTTTGTGCTGCTATTGATTTGCAATTTTCGGAGCTTAACAGTCGTTTTAGTGAAGTGAATACTTCTCTGCTTCTTGGTATGGCTAATTTGAGTCCCAATGATTCTTTTGTGAATAATGATAAAAACAAGATTATGAAACTTGCTACATATTATCCAAATGAGTTCACTGCTTCTAAGCTTGAAGATCTTAGTTATGAGCTTGACAACTATATTGACTATGTGCGAGAAATGGACAAGGCATTCTCTAACTTGAAAGGGCTTGGTGATCTGTCGAAAATATTGGTTAAAACAAATATTCACAAGACATGGGGACTTGTTTATTTGCTTGTCAAGCTGAGTTTGATATTACCTGTGGCTATTGCAACGGTTGGAAGAGCTTTTTCTTCAATGAAGATTATTAAAAATGATTTGCGAAACAGGATTGGTGATGACTTTTTGAAAgattgtttagtttgttttatagaGGATGAATATTTGAAAGTGTATCTAATGATGCGATCATTGATCGTTTTCAAAACATGA